Below is a genomic region from Halostella litorea.
CCCCGACAGGTCCGCGGGCGTCCCGGCGGTGAGCGCGGCGAACTCGTCGAAGACGGCCTCCGGGTCGACCGGCGGCCGGTCGAGCAGCCCCGGCGCGACGCGGGCGGCCACGGCCGCGACGATGTCCAGGTCCGACCACACCCCGCTCGGCGTGTCCGTCGCCGCGCGGACCCGGGAGACGCGCCGCTCCATGTTCGTCACGGTCCCCTCGGTCTCGCCCCACGTCGCGGCCGGCAGCACCACGTCGGCGTGCTCGACCGTCTCCGAGCGGAAGGCGTCCTGGACGACGAGGAACGCGTCGTCGAGCAGTTCCCGCGCCCGCCCCGCGTCCGGCAGGCCCGCCGCGGGGTTGGTCGCCACGGTCCAACAGACCTCCACGGGGCCGTCGTCGACCGCGTCGACGATCCCCACGGGGCCGGGGCCGGGGTCGTCCGGCAGGACCGACGGGTCGACGCTCCACGCCTCGGCCACCCGTCCGCGGGCTTCGGGGTCGTCGAACGACCGGTGGCCCGGCCACGTCCCCTTCGAGGAGCAGACGCGGGTGCCCATCGAGTTGGCCTGCCCGGTCAGCGAGAACGGCCCGGTGCCGGGACCGAGGTTGCCCGAGGCGAGACAGAGGTCGACCAGCGCGCCGGCGGTGGCCGTCCCCTGGACGGACTGATTGACGCCCATTCCCCAGTACAGCAGCGCGTCCCGCTCCAGCGCGGCCGCGAGGCGGTCGACCGCGTCGAGGGACACCCCGGCCGTCGCGGCGGCGTCGGCCGCGTCGGGCAGCGCGTCCCGGAGGGCGGCAAAGCCCGTCGTCGCCCGCTCGACGAACGCGTCGTCGACGCGGCCCCGGTCGACGAGGCGCGCCAGCACGGCCCGGGCGAGCGCGAGGTCGGTCCCCGGGTCCGGCGCGACGTGTGCGTCGGCCATCTCGGCCGTCTCGCTCTCGACGGGGTCGACGACGACGAGTTCGCTCCCCGCGTCGTCCGCCGAGTCGGCGATCCACCGGAACATGACCGGGTGGGCCGCCGCGGGGTTCGCCCCCCAGACGAGGTGGGTCTCCGCCTCCGGGACGTCGTCGTACGTCGGCGGCGGCGCGTCGCTCCCGAACGCGTCGTAGTACGCCGTCACCGCGCTCGCCATGCACAGCGTCGTGTTCGCGTCGTAGTGCCGGGTGCCAATGCCGGCCCGCGCGAGTTTGCCGAGCGCGTACGCCGCCTCGTTGGTCTGCTGGCCGCTCCCGAGGACGGCCACCGAGTCCGGGTCGCGCTCGGCCGCCGCCGCGATCCCCTCGGCGGCGGCGGTCAGCGCCACGTCCCACGTCGTCGCCGTCAGTTCGCCGTTCGCCCGGACGAGCGGCCGCGTCAGCCACTCGCCGTCCGGGTTCGCCGTCTCGTCGACGCCGCGCTGGCAGGCGAGCCCGCGGTTGACGGGGTGGCTCGGGTCGCCCCGGACCAGGTCCAGCCCGTACCCCTGGTCGGCCGCCTGCTGGACGTGCCCGCAGCCGACGGCACAGCGGACGCAGGTCGTCGGCACCTGGCCCGTCACGGGCGGCCCACCCCGCCCCGACCGCATCCGATCCGCCGTTCGATCAGTTCCCCGGAGAAATTCGAAACGAACGACCTCAG
It encodes:
- the nasA gene encoding assimilatory nitrate reductase NasA; this encodes MTGQVPTTCVRCAVGCGHVQQAADQGYGLDLVRGDPSHPVNRGLACQRGVDETANPDGEWLTRPLVRANGELTATTWDVALTAAAEGIAAAAERDPDSVAVLGSGQQTNEAAYALGKLARAGIGTRHYDANTTLCMASAVTAYYDAFGSDAPPPTYDDVPEAETHLVWGANPAAAHPVMFRWIADSADDAGSELVVVDPVESETAEMADAHVAPDPGTDLALARAVLARLVDRGRVDDAFVERATTGFAALRDALPDAADAAATAGVSLDAVDRLAAALERDALLYWGMGVNQSVQGTATAGALVDLCLASGNLGPGTGPFSLTGQANSMGTRVCSSKGTWPGHRSFDDPEARGRVAEAWSVDPSVLPDDPGPGPVGIVDAVDDGPVEVCWTVATNPAAGLPDAGRARELLDDAFLVVQDAFRSETVEHADVVLPAATWGETEGTVTNMERRVSRVRAATDTPSGVWSDLDIVAAVAARVAPGLLDRPPVDPEAVFDEFAALTAGTPADLSGITYDRLDAAGAVRWPAPDAASEGGYRYHDDGDWSFPTPSGRARFSTASHGGLPEPPDEEYPLTLTTARSPDAYNTGVRTRSGDPPAARVSPATAAAFDGDVAGEGGDDRRVTVVSRRGSVDAAVSVDEGVPDGVVWLPIHHPAVNDLTLPATDPRSDEPNFKQCAVRLATPDGTAERAKGVPQ